Within the Bacillus pumilus genome, the region TTAAAACTTTCTTATTAAAGCATCAGCATGAACTGACTGCCCTTGTTTGCTATAACGATGAGGTTGGATTAGAGGTTGCCAATGTATGTAGTGACATCGGACTCTCCATTCCAGAGGACCTCTCCATTATTGGACAGGACAATTCGTATATTGCCCAGAAAAATGCCAATGTGAAGCTAACAACTTTGACCCACCCTCAGGAGCAAATGGGGAGGGATGCAGCAGACTGGATGATAAAAAAAGTGCAAGGGAAAAAGAATCTCCCTCATCAAACCTTTTATGAACCTGAATTGGTTCCAGGTGAAACGATCAAACAAATGAATGCAAGAAAAAAATGAGCCCTTGCCGCAAGAGGCTCATTTTATTTTAGAATTCGACCACATCTACTTTTGAATGGTATGATTCTCGACATGAAAGACATATGTTTTCCCTTAATGAATGAGATCAATCACAAGCAATGTTTGTTTCCTTTTTCCGTATAAGAATAAACGATTTACTGAACTTCTTATTTAAGTGTTATCACCCTTCATCCATAATTAATCAAGAAAAAATCCCCATCTTTTAGAAAGATAGGGAACTTGCCTATTACGCTTCTTCTTTAGGGGTAGGCACTGCGCATACGCCATCTGCACATGCCGCTTCAAACGAATTAGCAGCCGCTTTCTCAGCTTGAGCTGCTTCTTCTGTCCATGCCGTTTCAAGTGCACGCAGGAACGTATCAGCTGGCTGAGCACCTGCAACTGAATACTTGTCATTGATCAAGAAAAACGGAACAGCATTAATACCAAGCTGTCTCGCTTCTTGTTCATCTTTTCGGACATGATCAGCAAACTCTTCGCCACCTAACATTTGCTGTACTTCCTGCAAATCAAGACCTGCTTTTTCTGCAATGTCTAAAAGGGTTTGACGATCGCCAACATGCTTTCCATCTGTAAAATATGCTTGAAACAGCTCTCCCATAACGAAATCGCCTTTCCCCATTTGACCAGCATATTGCGCCAATCGATGAGCATCAAAGGTGTTAGTCAACACGAGTGGATCAAATTGAAAATCGATTCCTTTCTCTTTGCCGGCCTGCTTCATCTGCTCATTCATCGCCATCGCCTGGCTGCGGCTCATCCCATATTTTTTGACGAGCATATCATGGACATCAAAATCGACATCAGCAGGTGCATGTGGATCAAGCTCAAAGCTTTTAAACTCGATTTCCACCTGTTCTTTTTGAGGGAATTGTTCAAGCGCTGTTTCTAGTTGTTTTTTTCCTATATAACAAAAAGGACAGGCGATATCTGACCAGATTTGTACTTTCATGTTCATCTTCCTTCCGTGTTTACGCTTTTTCTTCCAAGATGTAACTATTATAGTTACATCTATTCACTTATGTCAAGATACTGTACGCCATTTAGACGAAAAAAGCCTTTCCTTCTAGGTAAGGAAAGGTCAAATCAAACATAAAATTCATATTGTATCACTTTTTTAAAATAGAGCTTCTAGAAAAGAAGAAATGTTGTCTTTTTCTTTATCTCAAATGTTGAAACATTGTCACCTATTGATTGTTTTATTCTCATTTGATGGAATCTCTGTAAAATAATTATTTCTTATGAAATAACCCAAAATTCTTTTGAAAATATAAACATCTACTTTAGGCAAATACATAGAAATTTTTTGCAGGATTTCATTTGTCTGATTACTATCGAAAATTATAGTACCTTTATCTGATTTTGAATCCATTAAAAAGCTGCCGAGTGCTTCAATAGATCCTTCTTTTTCTTTATTGATCGTATCTAACCATTTTTTCATACTCTTTCTTTCCAATTTAAATCCTTCTTTTTCTATAACTGTAATAACATCATCAAAATCAAGCGATTCTGAATTATATATATGGAAATTACCACCCATTTCTTCGGAAATAGATATTTTTACAATTGATTTACTTGCATAATTCACTGGCACTAAATTCAATTTCCCTAACTCTGTGGGTGCCATCTTCATCTCAATACACCCTGCAATAATTCTCCATATCAGATCATTTTTTTGACATGCACCTGTTTGAAGATCTCCTGTTAAGCGACCACAGCGATAAATTGATACAGGTATACCACGTTTGCGCGCAATTTGAATTATATTTTCTGCAACCCACTTACTCTCTGTGTACCCAATAGATCCCCCAAGATGCTCGGGGGTTGGCATATGTTCTTCATTTATAA harbors:
- a CDS encoding DsbA family oxidoreductase: MKVQIWSDIACPFCYIGKKQLETALEQFPQKEQVEIEFKSFELDPHAPADVDFDVHDMLVKKYGMSRSQAMAMNEQMKQAGKEKGIDFQFDPLVLTNTFDAHRLAQYAGQMGKGDFVMGELFQAYFTDGKHVGDRQTLLDIAEKAGLDLQEVQQMLGGEEFADHVRKDEQEARQLGINAVPFFLINDKYSVAGAQPADTFLRALETAWTEEAAQAEKAAANSFEAACADGVCAVPTPKEEA